In a single window of the Streptomyces sp. NBC_00094 genome:
- a CDS encoding helix-turn-helix domain-containing protein, translating into MTTATTDELLTVPEVMARLKLGRSTVYDLIRSRRLASITVGRARRIPVDSVRDFISYEIGEAA; encoded by the coding sequence ATGACTACCGCCACCACCGACGAGCTGCTGACCGTGCCCGAGGTCATGGCACGGCTCAAGCTCGGACGCTCCACCGTCTACGACCTCATCCGCTCGCGCCGCCTCGCCTCCATCACCGTCGGCCGCGCACGTCGCATCCCGGTCGACTCGGTACGGGACTTCATCTCGTACGAGATCGGCGAGGCCGCCTGA
- a CDS encoding site-specific integrase, whose product MAGQRKRNPNGAGTITKRKDGRYQAAVYVLQPDGTRARKFAYGKTWEECDAKRRALLDKASNGIPIPTRSAKLSEWLPYWLDNVVQPRLKLSTYDKYEAHVRLYLVPLIGSKRLESLGVADVRRFLVQLEKKTTAATARESHRVLRTALTAACREELITRNVATLVEPPRAKARELSPWSLDETLDFLAAARRDPLYAAFVLAITMGLRRGELVGLRWADVDLDHRVLYVRQQTQRRRGVLYDDDPKGRRRRAVPLPAMCIAPLRWHRMRQNDQRVKAGEEWKGSDYVFTTRTGSPVEPRNVYRSFTRVAASAGLRVIRLHDARHGCATILTAAGVPPRVVMEILGHSQISITMDVYTHVVQDTQREAISHMDRLLKRRPGRP is encoded by the coding sequence ATGGCCGGACAGCGCAAGCGCAACCCCAACGGCGCCGGCACCATCACCAAGCGGAAAGACGGCCGCTATCAGGCTGCCGTGTACGTCCTCCAGCCCGACGGCACCCGCGCCCGCAAGTTCGCCTACGGCAAGACATGGGAGGAGTGCGACGCCAAGCGCCGTGCGCTTCTGGACAAGGCCAGCAACGGCATCCCCATTCCGACCCGCTCGGCGAAGCTCTCCGAGTGGCTCCCGTACTGGCTGGACAACGTCGTACAGCCGCGGCTCAAGCTCAGTACGTACGACAAGTACGAGGCACACGTTCGCCTCTACCTCGTCCCGCTGATCGGCTCCAAGCGCCTGGAATCCCTCGGCGTCGCCGACGTCCGGCGATTCCTCGTCCAGCTGGAGAAGAAGACCACCGCCGCCACGGCCAGGGAGTCCCACCGGGTCCTGCGCACGGCGCTCACTGCCGCCTGCCGCGAGGAGCTGATCACGCGCAACGTGGCCACCCTCGTGGAGCCGCCCCGAGCCAAGGCGCGAGAGCTGAGTCCCTGGTCCCTGGACGAGACGCTCGACTTCCTCGCAGCCGCGCGCCGGGACCCGCTGTACGCAGCCTTCGTCCTCGCCATCACCATGGGCCTCCGCCGGGGCGAGCTCGTCGGACTCCGTTGGGCAGACGTGGATCTCGATCACCGCGTCCTCTACGTCCGCCAGCAGACCCAGCGGCGCCGGGGTGTCCTGTACGACGACGACCCCAAGGGGCGCCGCCGGCGTGCCGTGCCGCTGCCCGCCATGTGCATCGCGCCCCTCCGCTGGCACCGGATGCGGCAGAACGATCAGCGGGTCAAGGCGGGGGAGGAGTGGAAGGGGAGTGACTACGTCTTCACTACGCGTACGGGCAGCCCGGTCGAGCCGCGAAACGTGTACCGCTCCTTCACCCGCGTCGCCGCCTCCGCCGGGCTCCGCGTCATCCGGCTCCACGACGCCCGGCATGGCTGCGCGACCATCCTCACGGCGGCCGGGGTGCCTCCCCGCGTGGTCATGGAGATCCTCGGGCACAGCCAGATCAGCATCACCATGGACGTGTACACGCACGTCGTCCAGGACACGCAGCGCGAGGCCATCAGTCACATGGACCGGCTGCTCAAGAGGCGGCCCGGCCGTCCCTGA